The following are from one region of the Chloroflexota bacterium genome:
- a CDS encoding MFS transporter translates to MTSELTFTRFLTADGWLLFSTRIVRLFAYGFLSVVLVLYLTQVGLNESETGLLLTLTLFGDAAISLWLTTSADRLGRRKTLLVGAALMIFAGVVFALTRNFVLLIAAAIIGVISPSGGEIGPFLSIEQAALTHLLPNEQRTRVFAWYNLVGSFATATGALCGGALTQILQTQGVVPLDSYRAIVLGYALFGVVLAWMFSRLSPHVETRATTRIAPTRIGLHRSRNIVLKLSALFAMDAFAGGFVVQSLLAYWFRVRFNVEPAALGGIFFGANILAGISALSAARIAARIGLINTMVITHIPSNILLMLVPLMPNLPLAIVVLLARFSISQMDVPTRQSYTMAVVEPDERSAASGVTTIARSVGAALSPSLTGILMSASLLSVPFFLSGGLKIIYDLTLWRSFRTMKPPEEK, encoded by the coding sequence ATGACCTCGGAACTCACTTTCACGCGTTTCCTCACGGCGGATGGCTGGTTGCTGTTCAGTACGCGCATCGTGCGATTATTCGCGTACGGATTTCTTTCAGTCGTCCTGGTTTTGTACCTGACCCAGGTTGGGTTGAATGAATCCGAAACCGGGTTGCTCCTGACGTTGACGCTCTTTGGCGACGCGGCGATCTCGTTGTGGCTTACCACATCGGCGGATCGCTTGGGCAGACGCAAGACCTTGCTCGTCGGCGCGGCGTTGATGATTTTCGCCGGCGTTGTCTTTGCGCTCACGCGCAATTTCGTGTTGTTGATCGCCGCCGCGATTATCGGCGTCATCAGTCCGAGCGGCGGCGAGATCGGTCCGTTTCTTTCGATTGAGCAAGCCGCGCTGACGCACCTCCTTCCGAACGAACAACGCACGCGCGTATTCGCGTGGTACAACCTTGTCGGTTCGTTCGCGACCGCGACGGGCGCGCTATGCGGCGGCGCACTCACGCAGATTCTGCAAACGCAAGGCGTGGTTCCGCTCGACAGTTATCGCGCGATTGTGCTGGGGTACGCGCTGTTCGGCGTTGTGCTTGCGTGGATGTTTAGTCGCTTGTCGCCACATGTAGAGACGCGAGCGACCACAAGGATCGCCCCGACGCGGATTGGTTTGCATCGTTCGCGCAACATCGTGCTCAAACTCAGCGCGTTGTTCGCGATGGATGCGTTCGCCGGTGGTTTCGTCGTGCAAAGTTTGCTCGCGTACTGGTTTCGCGTTCGCTTCAATGTCGAACCTGCCGCGCTCGGCGGCATCTTTTTTGGCGCGAACATTCTCGCCGGCATCAGCGCACTTTCCGCCGCGCGCATCGCTGCACGCATCGGTTTGATTAACACGATGGTGATCACGCACATCCCGTCGAACATTCTGCTGATGCTCGTGCCGTTGATGCCGAACTTGCCGCTCGCGATCGTCGTCTTGCTCGCGCGTTTCAGCATTTCACAGATGGACGTACCGACGCGGCAATCGTACACGATGGCAGTCGTCGAACCGGACGAACGATCCGCCGCGTCCGGTGTGACGACGATTGCGCGATCTGTCGGCGCGGCGTTATCGCCGTCGCTTACGGGAATCTTGATGAGCGCATCCCTCCTCAGCGTTCCGTTCTTCTTGAGCGGCGGCTTGAAGATTATCTACGACCTGACCTTGTGGCGGAGTTTTCGGACGATGAAACCTCCTGAAGAAAAGTGA
- a CDS encoding CapA family protein has product MDRKTARRRERRDQDRHFILTIFAIILAVIVLWVAFSAFAAAPRAEPRVEIADAPTATAFPFTPAPTVTRIPTPTLTPLPPKLVALGDEITATVRVSITHAIRGLGWNIAERNARPDVAVHAQISENAQVLTERVYVVADWFATTRTNLASSDVRALWRGQAMPDGITTILASDETIADIAWLWDTPGANVKRVAANELVAQLWANHNALAIVPFDAFSPKLRALALDEYNILQRDAPLDLYPLVWRAYVNGDPGIVNALRQRVVATNRDVTQMTTLVMTGSSAIARTSAQKTDERGDPALAARLVAPVLAAADLTHVSNEVPFTADCKPILRVVTLCSKPEYLAAYQLAGVDLVGLTGNHLLDYGQPAFLKTLDLYDTNKIRYYGGGRNASDARKILYVEDHGNRLAFLGVNSFGPPTVWATETKPGARRYLVDELKRDLTEARQRADVVLIEYQAEENYDYAPYFGNRTLFRTALDTGADVVTGMQAHQPQAIEFNPDGSRIILYGLGNFFFDQMYADNVRQGLVARHTIYRHKLIQTELLPTVLEDYVQPRWATSAERAEIFRLVFSASGFK; this is encoded by the coding sequence ATGGATCGCAAAACCGCACGACGCCGGGAACGGCGTGATCAAGATCGCCATTTCATCCTGACCATCTTCGCGATCATCCTCGCGGTGATCGTCCTCTGGGTCGCGTTCAGCGCATTTGCCGCCGCGCCGCGCGCCGAACCGCGCGTCGAGATCGCCGACGCGCCAACTGCCACTGCGTTCCCCTTCACGCCCGCGCCAACCGTCACGCGAATTCCCACGCCGACGCTGACACCACTCCCGCCCAAACTCGTCGCGCTCGGCGACGAAATCACCGCGACCGTCCGCGTCTCGATCACGCACGCGATTCGCGGCTTGGGCTGGAACATCGCCGAACGCAACGCGCGCCCCGATGTCGCGGTGCACGCGCAAATATCGGAGAACGCACAGGTGTTGACCGAACGCGTCTACGTCGTCGCGGATTGGTTTGCGACGACCCGCACCAATCTCGCATCGAGTGATGTACGCGCGTTGTGGCGCGGGCAAGCCATGCCCGACGGTATTACGACGATTCTCGCAAGCGACGAGACCATCGCGGACATTGCCTGGCTATGGGACACGCCCGGCGCAAACGTCAAACGCGTCGCGGCGAATGAACTCGTCGCGCAGTTGTGGGCGAATCACAACGCGCTCGCCATCGTACCGTTCGACGCGTTCTCGCCGAAACTACGCGCGCTCGCACTCGACGAGTACAACATTCTGCAACGCGATGCGCCCCTCGACCTGTATCCGCTCGTGTGGCGCGCGTACGTCAACGGCGATCCTGGGATCGTCAATGCGTTGCGCCAACGCGTCGTCGCGACGAATCGCGATGTGACGCAAATGACCACGCTCGTGATGACCGGCTCGTCCGCAATCGCGCGCACGAGCGCGCAGAAAACGGACGAGCGTGGCGACCCAGCCCTCGCGGCGCGGCTCGTCGCGCCGGTGCTCGCGGCGGCAGACCTCACGCACGTCAGCAATGAAGTACCGTTCACCGCCGATTGCAAACCGATTCTGCGCGTCGTAACGCTGTGCAGCAAACCCGAATATCTCGCGGCATATCAACTTGCGGGCGTGGATTTAGTTGGCTTGACCGGGAATCATCTGCTCGATTATGGACAGCCCGCGTTTCTCAAAACGCTCGATCTGTACGACACGAACAAGATTCGATATTACGGCGGTGGGCGTAACGCGAGCGATGCGCGCAAGATTCTGTACGTCGAGGATCACGGTAATCGGCTTGCGTTTCTTGGCGTCAACAGTTTCGGTCCGCCAACCGTGTGGGCAACCGAAACGAAACCGGGCGCGCGGCGGTACCTCGTAGACGAACTCAAGCGCGATCTCACCGAAGCGCGTCAGCGCGCGGATGTGGTGTTGATCGAATATCAGGCAGAGGAAAATTACGATTACGCACCGTACTTTGGCAATCGCACTTTGTTTCGCACGGCGCTCGATACCGGCGCGGATGTGGTGACGGGGATGCAAGCGCATCAGCCGCAAGCCATCGAGTTCAATCCCGATGGTTCACGCATTATTCTGTATGGCTTGGGAAATTTCTTTTTCGATCAGATGTACGCGGACAATGTGCGGCAAGGTCTCGTCGCGCGGCACACGATCTATCGCCACAAGTTGATTCAAACAGAACTACTGCCAACGGTGCTTGAGGATTACGTGCAACCGCGCTGGGCGACATCCGCTGAACGCGCAGAAATTTTCCGGCTCGTGTTTAGCGCGAGCGGGTTCAAGTAG
- a CDS encoding chromate resistance protein, whose amino-acid sequence MKWVTRSHVHVDRVACPWLITRFIDNQAEFLFVPKNRVDQTASQTGAIPFDAPGVELGHRDGLCSFETIMLKYDLRDPALARMAQIVHAADVEADIDKDPLARGLEAIATGYGLRFPNDEENLAHQFEVYDALYAWCRLQVAKEK is encoded by the coding sequence ATGAAATGGGTTACGCGTTCGCATGTGCATGTGGATCGGGTCGCGTGTCCGTGGCTGATCACGCGATTCATTGACAACCAAGCCGAATTCTTGTTCGTGCCGAAAAACCGCGTGGATCAAACCGCGTCGCAGACCGGCGCAATTCCATTCGATGCGCCCGGCGTCGAGTTGGGACACCGCGACGGTCTCTGCTCGTTCGAGACGATCATGCTCAAGTACGATTTGCGCGATCCCGCGCTCGCGCGCATGGCGCAAATCGTTCACGCCGCCGACGTGGAAGCGGACATTGACAAAGACCCGCTCGCGCGCGGACTCGAAGCGATTGCGACCGGGTATGGTTTGCGTTTTCCGAACGACGAAGAAAACCTGGCGCATCAATTCGAGGTGTACGACGCGTTGTACGCGTGGTGCCGGTTGCAAGTCGCGAAGGAAAAATAA